The DNA segment AATCAATCCTTAGATTTATTGACCTAAATGCCTTGCCTTGCTCTTTGTTCAATGCCTCTGCAGTGATGATGGAGGTTATGGTGCAAGCTGGTACTGGTGCATTGTTCAAGTTGTATTGGGGAAGTCCCACTGACCCATCAAATcattcagcaaggaaacaggcccttcggcccaactcatctatgctgaccaaagtgccacattcaagctagtcctatttggccGGGTttgttcatatgttctaggagcagaattaggccatttggcccatcgtctactctgccattcaatcatggctgatctttctctccctcctaaccccattctcctgccttctccccatcaccctgacacctgtactaatcccatGTGGCCCATACACCTctgaagctttcctatccatgtgctgctTGAACCTACTTCATCTCAGTCCTTCGTTTCCAAATGCAATGACAAATTCTGGTGAAACCATTTGGTTTCGCTGGGATCCATCACTTACCGGGGTCGGGTGGTACGGGGCTGAGCGGCCTTTTGTTGGGGATGCAGAACCAGACAGTGACCTTTTCCAGAACCAAGTGCTTGAGCCAGTCAGGGACCTGCGGTTGGAGGTCTTGCTTGTGGATCAGACGCACGATGAGAATCGTCTCCGTCAGGCTGATCACCAGCAAGGCCATGCACACCGCAAAGTATACGCCTGGAACATAGATGCCAAGTGAGAGGGTCGACAGTGGTCCATTACTGCTAGATCAGCTTCCACAGACTTCACATTGATACATAATATACATATTATATTATACTAGCAAGGTTTTTATACGCTATAGAAATCCCACATAATCATTTTCTCTTTAAAAGACACAGGTCAATCAAACTTCAAAATGCATGAAAATTCTAATTTGGGATTTAAACCAAACTACCCCCCAAGGCAAAGCAAGAATGGGCAAGAAAGTGGGTCTGGTTCCACTCACCTATCAGCGGCGTGCCAATAGCCGTGGCTGGAAGGGTATCGGAAACGATGATCAGGAAAACCGAATAACCCAAGAGAAGGGTGATTTTGAAGGATACTCTTTCTGCACAATCTGGAGGCAAATTAAACCCAATGATGTCCATGACCATCAGTAAGATGCTGGGCAGCAGCAGGTTAACAGCATAAAACAAGGGCCGTCTTCTGATGACAAGCTAAGATAAAACAACGGGAGAAATATTCTTGTGACAACTCCAACAATtaaaggtgtttagtttagagatgtgtcGTGGTTACCGGATAGATGCAGCATTGACCCACTgggtccacattgaccattgatcacccattcacactagttctatgttatccaactttcacatccacttcctacacaccaggggcaatttacaggccaattaacctacaaacccgcacgtctttgggatatgggaggaaaccggtgcacccagaggaaacccacgcggtcacagggagaatgtgcaaactccacacagacagcaccgaggtctggattgaacctgggtctgtggcgctgtgaggcagcaactctccccactgcaccactgtacacCCCTCAAAACAACAAAGGAACATAGAATGAATGCAAGACCAAAGTTCATTGTGTAGGCTAATTATCAAGTAGAAATAGCAATGCCCTTGTTAGCAATGGCTCTGTCCACCTTCACCTATGACTTAAAAGATTCAAACCCCACTCCTGAGAATTAGATCACACCAGAACTACAAGGATACATGCATCAGAAGGCGATGAACAGACCAGGTCTCTGTCCTCTTACGGAGACTGAGGAGTGACCTATTAAGTCTTTGAAATTATGAAAGGGTTTGATACGGTTAATACAGAAAGAATGTTCCCATGTGGAAAAAGGTACAGCACAAGACTCAGTGGCAATAACATCCATGAAATAGAAAAACATTCTTTACCCAAAGAACAATAAGACTGTGGAATTCACACAATTGAACTGAAATCCTCATGTAAAGGGAGTCTTGACACATACTTGATGTGAAGGAAGAGATGGTTTTGCTGATAGCTTTAGATGAGGAACAATGGGAGGGGAGTATAAATGCCAACATGGACTAAAACAGACTGAACAATGGTCCCGTCCCAAAACAGCAGCTGTCCATCCCCTCTAAAGATGCTGGCTGActggttgagttcctccagcacattgtgttttgcttatgattccagcatctgcaattccttgtgtctccactaatGTGGACTAATTAGGTGAACtgttcatttttcctgcatgttatATATATAGTTCGTGATATGGCACCACCGTTTGCATTGCTGAGATCAAAGGCTACCTGTATGTTACGTGGGGCAACTTACATAGAAACGCATTTCTGCGTAGCCATCATTGGTCACTTCCCGTTCCAGGTTGAATTCATTGAATTGTGTGTTGATGTAGAGTAGTTCCCACTCTCCTTTGTTCATGAAGATGCTCCGATCATATTTCACAGCCTCGGCTGATCGCAGCAGAGAGATGTTGATATCCCGAACTAGACACATTAAAGCAAAGCCATTGGAGCACTAATATCAGAACACCATTGCGGCCACAACATTGCAGTTAATGTTTGTAACATCGAGCATTGACCACAGATCCCAACTTCCCACTTCTACTGGAGTGGAGATCATCGGTCAATCACACTTGCTGCTAGTCCCATTGTCTGGTGTCCGCACGTGCTTTGCAGGATGTAAATGTGCAGCACCTTCCTTacgttggtttagtttattgtcacgagtatcgaggtacagtgaaaagcttttgttgcgtgctaaccagccagcggaaggacaatacctgattacaattaaaccgcccaccgtgtacagatatgggaataacgtttagtgcacgataaagatAAAGTCTAGTCAGGTCCGATTAAAGTATACATGCTCCATTTATTTTCAACTTTCAGATTTCCTGAATAACATTATCCAATGATTTCTTGAACAAAAGCACTGGATAATATTTAGGATCCTTTTGCACTTCCCACTTTCTAACTGATAATTCTTTGGACTTTGCAATGGTAAGCTTTGGAAAAGCTTACTGAGCCTGTTAATTTTACCCAGCCTGTTCTCCCAATGTTCATTTGGCACAAGTTGTTCATTAGAACGGTTTGTTAATGTTGAATTGTATCATTTTCACAAAGCATACCAATGATATCTTTGGAATAACATTCTCCCTCACCAATTTCCCTCCATTTTCGTGGTTAACATTTTTGATTTATCCATCTATTCTTACTCTGATATGAACAGGCCAGCTGTACAAGAAATTGGTGAGaatgcacttggaatattgtgcgcagttctggtcccCAGGCTTTTCGGAAGGATGGGGCTAAGCTCATgagtgtgcagaaaagattcacagggaTATTGTCAGAACTAGACGGCTTGAGAAGTTGGGATTGTTTCCCTTGAAGCTGAGAGTTAACTTtacagagatttataaaatcatgaaaagcATAAGTAGGATGGATTGTGACAGTGCGgttcccagggtaagggaatctcaAAGTAAAaggccttaaggtgagagggggaagatctgCAGGAGACACAAGGGGCatgtttttttccacacaaagggttgttTGTCTATGGATACTGGACAGATGAAGTGATGGAAGTGAGTATAAttccaatgtttaaaagacatctggacaggtagctggatggggaaaggtttagagatatggggcaaatgcaggcaaatagctcAGGAagacaccttggttggcatgaacgagttgcACCAAAGGGTCTGTTACCTTTCGTTATAACTATGACTCTGGTTGAATATTTCTAACAGTGTTAGAAATTGTAGGAAAGATGATCTGGggaaagtattaaaaaaaataagcttTGCTGGGTCTTAAGAAAAATGTTTAGAGGACTGGATCAAGGTAGACACAGGCTTAAATGGTTGAGAAATAATGAACATAGAATCTACATAAAAGAATGTCAGATCAATAAGACCAGAGACTGTTAAATTAAATGGACAGAgaaacagaataaattggaaataAATTAGAAGAGCATTTCCTAACAAGGAATGCGATGAGTGTTTGTTGTAACCCAGCAGAAACACGAGCTAGAGTGAAATTGGAATAAACATCATTGGCCTAAATGACCATTTCCCATTTTTAACATGGCCCTGGTCTCAATAATCTGGAACACTGAACTatgaggttagaaacatagaaaataggtgcaggagtaggccattcggcccttcgagcctgcaccgccattcaatatgatcatggctgatcatccagctcagtaacctgtacctgccttctctccataccccctgatccctttagccacaagggccacatctaactccctcttaaatatagccaatgaactggcctcaactaccttctgcggcagagaattccacagactcaccactctctgtgtgaaggttCCCTTCATAAACAACTCAGTTCTTCTATAAGACTTCAGTGGGGCGGTGGCAGTTGAATTGCATCCCCGCCCTGCtatcatcagtctgatgaagagtcccgcCTGTCCATCCCCACCacagatctgcctgacccgctgagatcctcccgcaccttgtgttttgctccagaatcTGTAGTTCTTCGTGTCTCAGTACTTCTATCCTTCGTTCTCTTCCTTTATTTCTTCCTttcttttcctttatttcttcctttttttttcttttcctcctattttacctttttccttttgatcagatttttaaaattgttttcttcCATTCTTTTGCTCTTGTACCTGAAGGTGTGGATTGAGGGAACCACTAACCAGTGCTGGAAACATGTAATTGTGCATTACATTCCAGATGGTTTGAGTAATGTACAACTCTTGACCTCTCCCTGAAGGTAATTGTAACACTTATTTTGTAAAACAAGTTACTTTATTGTCCATTTCATACCCCTTGATTTTTTTCAACATTTTCACTGGTTGAAATTGGACTTCTTTCTTTCTAAAGTCCCGTCATGCAAAAGCCTAACAATAAGAGCGGCCGGCTCGGTTACTTACTGTTGTGTAGCCAGCTAGTAAAGGTGAATGTACAGTTCTGGACATCGAATGGGAAGCTGTAGATTTCCAGGCTGCAGGCAGTGACCACCTGGATGGGTTTGTAATTCTTCACTTGACCCTCGTAGTTAACGTAAACATACGGAATATCCGGTGATTTACCTACATCAACACTGAGACAAAACTCATGTTTAAGCCGACAACACAGGGGGTCTCCACAGAAACAGGACAGGTGAATTGAGGCCAGATAAGGTGAAgatagactccagcattttgtggctttcttcgatttaaaccagcatctgcagttccttcctacacttaaggtGACGAAGGTCTCTGGGGAGTGTCAGTAGAAGACTTGCCCAGTTTGGTCAATGGATCTGTCCATTCACAGGACATGGTCACTGTTGGTGAAGCCAGCATGCATCGCTCCATTCACAGGACATGGTCACTGTTGGTGAAGCCAGCATGCATCGCTCCATTCTCCTCAATGGTCCTCACTTGTTCCTTGCAAGACCATCTCATTGGGTTGAGAATCTGGACTCACATTTCAGCTGGATCAGTCAGGGAGATTTCATGTTGTTGATATTTTATATTTCATAATGATGTGaaaaggtggccatttggcccatcaggttagTGCCGTTTCTCAGAATCATCGCATTGCCCCACTCTTGTCTTTGTAATCTACTCTCTCACACACCATGTTACTCTGTCCACTCAGTCACTTCAGGGGCAatctacagtgaccaattaacattACAGCGTGGTTGTGGGAGGAATCTGTGGGAGTTATGTGCGGTTcttgattatggggagaaggcggaatggggttaggagggagagatcgatcagccaggattgaatggcagagtagacatgatgggccaaatggcctaattctgcaccttggacttataataataataataatgtattttatttatatagcgcttttcatatactcaaagacgctttacagagatttagagaacatagggaaatgaataaatagataaataagtaaataaataaatgaagagaaaggagacagaaggtgaggtgaccttcagtggttgaaggcaggactgaacaggtgagacttcagcgatgttttgaatgtggtgagtgtggaggagtctctaacggtttggggtagtgagttccatagggtgggagcagcgatggagaaatccctgtccccccaggatctgagtttggtccggatgtgggaggataggagattggcagcggcagagcggagggtgcaggtgggagtgtgcctgtggaggaggtcggtcaggtaggatggggccaggttatggagggctttgtaggttatgag comes from the Rhinoraja longicauda isolate Sanriku21f chromosome 32, sRhiLon1.1, whole genome shotgun sequence genome and includes:
- the htr3a gene encoding 5-hydroxytryptamine receptor 3A, translated to MSFHISWAVVPIVLNALLSSGVQTMENHSPPPQVSFLELSNYLMANYSKAVRPVRDWRRTTTVAIDLMVYAILNVDEKNQVLTTYIWYRQIWTDEFLQWDPQDFDDIIQLSIPTENIWVPDILINEFVDVGKSPDIPYVYVNYEGQVKNYKPIQVVTACSLEIYSFPFDVQNCTFTFTSWLHNIRDINISLLRSAEAVKYDRSIFMNKGEWELLYINTQFNEFNLEREVTNDGYAEMRFYLVIRRRPLFYAVNLLLPSILLMVMDIIGFNLPPDCAERVSFKITLLLGYSVFLIIVSDTLPATAIGTPLIGVYFAVCMALLVISLTETILIVRLIHKQDLQPQVPDWLKHLVLEKVTVWFCIPNKRPLSPVPPDPVQADETSVGRTCWLVNGAPCDVSGEPGLPLSDSLPLSSSLPLSGSLQGVDSILHEVSAIRQFLEKRERYRDIAKEWLEVGYVLDALLYRVYLLVVVVYVIILSILWSIWQHS